The following nucleotide sequence is from Alteromonas sp. V450.
TTGTCGAGCGCAAAAGCGGCATTTCTTCAGGCGAAAAAATGAATTGATGCTGCGCGTACTCAGTGACCAAGCTCAAGGCTTTTACATTTTCTTCGTATTCTAATGCTAACGCGTTTAACTGCGCTTTTTCTTGAAACCGCCACTGTTCACTCGTGGCATTTTTTATAAGTGCGATGTAGCTAAACAAGGCCTCTATTATTCTCTCTTTGTTCTCTAATCCTTTTTGAGTAAGCTGAAAGCTCACATTAAAGTCTTTAAATTTATCCCCTTCAATTCCGGAGCCTGCTATTAAATTTAGTGCCCAGTCCTGCTGTTTGAGGTAGGCGAGAAGGCTTCCTTCTCCTTCATCCCCAATGAGGTGGCTGATGTAGTTTAAGGGCTTGGTTTTGTAATTGTTTTGTAATGCAGGGAGTGAAAATGTCACGATCATGCGTTTCGCTGATTGTAACGGATTTATATTAATCTGTATTTGAAGCTGTTCTTGTGTGTAAAGAGGTGGCCAGTTGTCGTCTGCAAGCTCACCCTCGTGCAGAGAGCCAAAACACTGAGCCGCAAGAGCGCGTAGTTGTTCGAAAGGCATTGGGCTAGCTATGCAAAGACACATATTTTTCGCGCAGTAGAATGTGCCGTGCATCTCTCGTAAACGCCCTTTAAGTTGCTCGATACTGTGTTGAGAAAACGTGTCGCTGTTTCCAACTGAAAACTTCGAAAATGGGTGAGCTGGGTTACATGTTTCTTTGTGAATTTGATAGAGTCTGCGCAGATCGTCTTTTCTTTTGAATTCGAATTCTGCGTTGATGCTTTGTATTTCGTTTTGTAGCGCTTCTTTTTTAAATAATGGCTGACGGAGCATATCTGCAAAAGCTGGGAGTGCTTGTGCTAGAGCGTCACCGCGGCAGTTAAAATGATAATTAGCATACTCTGTGCCTGTCCAAGCATTTATGCTTCCGCCTTGCTGCTCTATAAACCCGTTAATAGCATTGGGCTTTGGCAAATGTCTGCTGCCCATAAAAAGCGTATGTTCTAACAGGTGGGCTAAGCCTTGGCAGTCTTTAGGATCGTAAAAGTGCCCAGCACGCACTGCCATAGAGACAAACGATTCATTTGCATTTGGTGTATGGCATAGCAAAATTCGCAAGCCATTTTGAAGCGTTACTTGGCTTGCCGTTTCGAAATTAATAGTGTTACTCACATGTTCTCATTTTTTGTATGAGCACCTTACTTCTTTGGTACCGGTAAAGCTGTAATTTGCAAAACTTTAAATAAAGTACAAATATTTTCAATATTCTCTGTTTAGCGCTAGGCGTAGATACTGCTCTCTGATATCTTTGATACCACGTTATTAATACTATGCGCAATGTCATGTCAGGTCAAAGTAGCAACGACGACATCTACCTTTTTATCATGCGGCACGGTGAAGCCGAGGCGCCACAAATTGATGATAAGCGTAGACAATTAACAACGCTGGGAAGAGAGCAGTCCAAAAAAGCTGCGAGCTGGTTAAGAGAACACTATTGTTCAAGCGGAACCGTCGATTTGGCATTGGTGAGTCCTTATAGCAGAGCGCGTCAAACGCATGATATGGTCTCGCTGGACATCGTTTCTGACAGAATTGAGATTGACGAAGAATTTATTCCAAGTGGTTTGCCCAAAGTAGCAAGCGACTATATAGACGCCATCATTCACAATGCTGTTAATACAAAAAAACCAATCAAGCGTCTACTCGTAGTTAGTCACATGCCATTAGTGAGTTATTTGGTTGATGAGCTTTGTCAATCGTATACGACCAGTCTATTTTCTACTGCTTCAATTGCTGTAATTAAGTATTCCCTCAATGATCATAAAGGCAAATTAATTACGCATTATCAAGGTTTATAATCCCACCGTAGCATAATCGTCATTTGTTCAAATTTTGTGTTAAGTAAGTCGCTGCTTTGCCGATAACCGATTTGAGAGTGTCATCGTTTATTCTATTAAAAGGTTGGGTAATGGACAGTAAATCTATTCCTGAACTCCTTAAGCGCTCGTTGCAATCGCATATGGCGGAAGCAGATTTGCGCGAAGATGAGGAGACGCAGGATATCATTGCAAAGTTGTCTGTATTGTCTGACAAGGTCGCCAAAGCTAAAGCGTTGGCACTGGCTAATCGCGCACAGCGCCTTGCAGATGAAACGAAAGGTTAAGGCTTATTCTAGGTTTGTATCTCTAGGAGGAACGTAGTATTCAGGCATTACGCGAACCGTTTTTATCATATTTTCAGAGATATCAACGATTTCAAGAGGGTAGCCTGCAAGGCGAACGCTCACCTTGTTTTCTGGAATTTCTTCAAGATATTCTAGCAAAAGACCGTTGAGGGTTTTTGGCCCTTCAATCGGTAAATTCCAGTTCATTTCCTTATTGAGTTCTCTAACGTTAGCACTTCCGTCAACCAAAACAGAGCCATCTTGCTGAACGTGGGCTTCTTTACTGTGATCAGGAACCATGCTCGTGGTAAAGTCACCGATAATTTCTTCAAGGATATCCTCAAGAGTTACAAGGCCCATAATGTCGCCGTATTCATCTACAACAAGAGCAATGCGTTCTTTCTCTGCTTGAAACTTATACATCAACGTGTGCAAGGGCGTTGACTCTGGGGTGTAGTATATTTCTCTTACCGCACGCAAGAGGCTAGATTTTGTAAACTGATCTTTTGACAGTAAGCGAAGCGCATCACGCACATGGACAAACCCCACTGCATCGTCAATGCTGTCGCGATACAACAAGACTCTGGTATGTTGTGCATGCGTTAACGCTTTTTGAATTTTTTTCCAATCATCATTAATGTCGATAGCAAAAATTTCGGCCCTTGGTACCATGATGTCTTCGGCGGTAACGCTTTCAAGATCCAGTATACTTACAAGCATATCTTGGTGCTTTTTAGGGATCATAGTGCCTGCCTCGAAAACCACAGTGCGAAGTTCTTCTCGGCTAAGAGAGTCATCACTACCGTTTGCAGGACTAATTCGAAGCAGTGCTAAAATACCATTGGTTATTCCATTTATTGCTGCCACAAAAGGATAAAGTAACGTTAATAGCGGTAGAAGAATAAGTGAACTTGGAAACGCAATTTTTTCTGGATATAGTGCGGCAAGCGTTTTTGGCGTCACTTCTGCAAATATAAGTAGCACAAGGGTCAAACCAAATGTGGCAGCAAACAAGCCCCAATAATCTCCAAACAACCGTATACAAAGAATTGTAGCCAGCGAGGATGCCGCAATATTCACCAGGTTGTTGCCTATGAGGATTAGGCCAATAAGGCGGTCTGGTCGGTCGAGTAGTTTAGCTACGCGAATAGCAGAACGGTTACCTTCACCTTGAAGATGCTTGAGCCGATAACGGTTTATCGACATCATGCCTGTTTCAGAACTAGAAAAATACGCAGAAAGTAATATGAGTACGCCGAGTGCAATGAACAGCGTACTCGTTGATATGTCGTCCAATTAGGGGGCCCTGTTTATAACTAGGCTTCAAATGTATTGATTTGAAGAGCTGGTTTCAAGAGGAAAATGCCTTATCGGTCAATTTAAAGGAAAAACAACCAATGAAAATACAACTCTCGCGCTTTTTCAGTGATTACAATATCAGCTCTCTCACCAACTTACTGCCAAAATAAGCGAGAGAGAGTAATACAACGCCCAACACTGTCATGGCTATTACCTGCTTGCCTCGCCAGCCGCGCAGTTTTTGACCTACAACAAGCGTAAGGAAGACAACGAGCGCTGATGCTGAAAGAACCGTTTTATGTGCATACGTTTTATTTAGCATATCATCTAGGAAAACAAATCCGCTAAGAAGCGAAACCGACAGCAAACACGTTCCTGCGAGTAATAATTTGAAAAGAATATTTTCGACCAGCATAAGGGGCGGAAGTGAGGAGTGAAGCAATGTCGCTCCTTTTTGTTTTAGGCGGTAGGTTATGTACGACATTTGAAGTGCGTATAAAAACGCTATAACCAATGTGCAATATGCAAAAAGAGACAAACTAATATGTACCACTAACCCAGGCTGCAGTTCGATGTGCATTATGTACGATACGGGAATTAAATGCGATGCTAACACGGCCATTGCAGCAAAACCAAAAACAACAGGAAGCAGAATGAGGTTGGGGATCGATCGAGCAAAAATAAGCATTGATACGGTGATGATCCAAGACACCAAAGATAACACATTTGTTATGCTCATATCTTGCCCTGGCGAAACAATTATCACGTTGATTAGAAATGCTATATGCGCCAACGCCCCGATACTTGCCAAAGATAGACCGAGGCGCTTATTCGGGCCGTCTTGATGTACGAATTTGCCAATAAGTACTGCCGCAGCCAATGCGTAGAGTAAAGCAGCAGAAATGGCGAAAAGGGTGTTCATGATGTGTCCTGTAATAGGTTGGTGATGTCTTCACCGACAGAGTCGGTATTGATACTGCAACTTGCGAGTAAATTCAACCATCTCCTTGATTTTGTTTGTTTCACACCCACTTTTAGTGTGGGTATTGACTGGTGGGGACCCAATGAGTGCATCACATGCGCGTCGATAATTGTCTACGTTGCCTCGACAGTTCTTTGCGCAGAAGTTTAAAAATTTAACCGCAATTGTGGGTACGTTACCGTTCGCTTTTACGTTACAATGCGGGCATTACGTCTGAAATAAAAAGAAGTTTCATACTATGTTTGAGAATTTATCAGAACGCTTAGGCCAGACATTACGAAATGTCAGCGGTAAAGGGCGTCTTACTGAAGACAATATTAAAGAAACGCTACGCGAAGTGCGTATGGCGCTACTTGAAGCCGACGTTGCGCTTCCGGTAGTAAAAGCGTTTGTTGCGCAGGTAAAAGAGCGTGCAGTTGGTACCGAAGTTACCAAGAGCCTCAAGCCTGGCCAAGTATTTATTAAAATCGTACAGTCTGAGCTAGAGTCTGTGATGGGGGAGGCGAATGAAAAGCTGAACCTTGCAGCTCAACCTCCAGCTGTTGTGCTTATGGCGGGCTTACAAGGTGCGGGTAAAACCACGTCTGTAGGTAAACTTGCCAAATACTTAACCGAGCGCGAGAAGAAGAAAGTGATGGTAGTGAGTGCCGACGTATACCGTCCGGCCGCCATCAAGCAGCTTGAAACACTCGCCGGTGAAGTGAATGTAGCTTTCCATCCGTCAACGATTTTACAAAAGCCCATTGATATCGTTAACGACGCTATTGTTGAAGCGAAGAAAAATTTCTTTGATGTACTACTTGTAGATACCGCGGGTCGTTTGCATGTCGATAACGACATGATGGACGAAATTAAAGAACTTCACGCTGCAGTTAAGCCAATTGAAACCCTGTTCGTGGTTGACGCTATGACAGGTCAGGACGCTGCGAATACCGCAAAAGCGTTTAACGATGCACTGCCTTTAACGGGTGTCATTCTTACTAAAGCAGATGGTGACGCACGAGGTGGTGCTGCGCTATCGGTTCGTCACATCACAGGTAAACCCATCAAGTTTATCGGTATGGGCGAAAAAGTGGATGCACTTGAGCCTTTCCACCCTGAGCGTATTGCGTCTCGTATCTTAGGTATGGGCGACGTACTTAGCCTTATCGAAGAAGTTGAGCGTAAGGTTGATAAGTCGAAAGCGGAAAAGCTGGCCAAGAAAGTACAGAAAGGAAAAGGCTTCGACCTGCAAGATTTTAAAGATCAGCTCGAGCAAATGAAGAACATGGGCGGCATGATGGGAATGCTTGATAAACTGCCTGGCATGGGCGGTATGTCTGATAAAATTAAAGATCAGGCGAACGACAAGCAGTTCAATCAAATGGAAGCCATCATTAATTCAATGACGCCCGCTGAACGTGCGCGCCCAGATATGATTAAAGGATCGCGTAAGCGCCGTATAGCAGCCGGCTCAGGTACGCAAATTCAAGACGTAAACCGTTTACTTAAGCAGTTTACGCAAATGCAGAAAATGATGAAGAAGATGTCTGGCGGCGGCATGAAGAAGATGATGCGTCAGATGAAAGGCATGATGCCTCCGGGGGGCGGTTTTGGTGGTCCAGGCGGCCCAGGTGGATTCGGCGGTCCTGGCGGATTTGGCGGAGGCGGCGGCTTCCCACCACGTTAAGGTTATCGCATAATTTCATAACGCTAAAAAACCTCAATCGCAGCAATGCATTGAGGTTTTTTTATTTTTTTGCATCCGTTGTCACTCATCAATCGTTTGGCTTGTTGATTAGGACGTGAGCAGTACTTATCGCATTGCGCGGCTAAGCAACGTCTCTTCACTAAACAACAAGTACGGAGATGAAGATGGAATTCAATAAAACATCACAACAAAAATTAAAACTTTCACTATTAGCTTCAGCAATGGTGTTCGCACTTAGTGCCTGCGATGGAGATGACGGAAAAGATGGGGTGAACGGTGCTGATGGTGCAGATGGTGCACCTGGACAAGACGGTGCACCAGGTCAAAATGGATCCCCAGGCTTCGCGTCTGCAACTTTCTTAGTCGCAAATAATGGCGAGAACAACCGCAATACGGTTACTTCGATAGACCAAAACGCAAATGTGTTATCCACGGTAACCACAGGAGCCAATGAGGGGATTGTATTCACGCATAGCGGAAGTCTGGTACAAGCCGGCGACAGTGATTTACCGTTGTTAAGAACGCTTTGTAATTTTGAAGCTCAAGCTGACTATATGATGAGTGCAGGGCACGAGATAACAGGTGCAACTACGGGGCTTGTTAACCCTAAAGGTATCGCTTTTGCTGAAGATGCTGGCTTGGTCATGATTGCTGACTTTAACGGTCAAAAGGTAAGTGTTTTCGGCAGCCAAGCGGCAGGAAATGTAGCCCCTATTGCAGAAATAATGACGTCTGCCAAACCATGGGATTTGGCCTACGACGAACAAAGCGACAGATTGTTTGTGGCACTGACCGATGGAACGCTCTCGGTTTACGATAATATCGCTGGTTCTGATTTTGTGCCCACAGTTATGCGTTCAGTGGTGCCTTCAGATGCAGACGGAAATCAGATATCGATTAATCTGCACGGCATCGTTTACGAGCCCATGTCTAATCGTATGGTGTTATCCGACGTAGGTGACGCTGCTATCGCCGATGATGGTCAAATTTTTGTTTTGGAAAATGTTTCATCAGCTGATGGCGCTGTCGTACCAAGTAGAGTGATTGGCGGCGCATCGACTCAGCTTGGTAATCCAGTAGACATTGTCCTAACGGGTTCAGACCTTCGAGTAGCGGAAAAGTCTAATGACGCAATCTTGGTGTTCTCAAATATATTCAATGGTGCTAGTGGCGATGTTGCGCCAACGCTATCAACACCTTCGGTAAAACCAGAGTCGTTGGCTGAGTTAACTCAGCTGAACGAGATGAAAGATGCATCGGACGATGGCATAACTACCATGCCAATCAAAGGCCTTTCGGTATCGAGCAATCCATCAAACAACGGTGAGACTACCGGGCAAGTAGCACAATACAGCGCTGTACTATCTAGTGAGCTAAGCACCTTTGATGCCGGTATGAGCATCGAGAGTGCCGCTTTTACCGCTAGCGGTGATGGTGTCATCACCTTCGATGATGTTGAAACCTCGACGGGTGGTTTACTTGTGGTTAATCGTCTCAAAGGCTCGAGAGACGGTATGATGTATAGCGATAGTTTCGACCACACGATTGTAGGTAGTGAAACAGGTTTGATTGCGCCTAAGGGTCTAGACATCGCTTCAGAAGCCGGTGTGGTATTCGTGGCAGATGTTAACGAAGCGACTCCCGCCGTTCGCGTGTTTTCGCCTTGTGCGTCGGGCAACGTTGCGCCTTTATTAACACTTGAAGCCGCTAACGGTGCTCGCCCTTGGGATGTGGACTACGACCCATCAACTGATAGTGCGTATTTGGCGTTGACCAATGGGTCGGTTGCTGTGTTTGAAGAGGTTCTGCGTCAAA
It contains:
- the sixA gene encoding phosphohistidine phosphatase SixA, producing MSGQSSNDDIYLFIMRHGEAEAPQIDDKRRQLTTLGREQSKKAASWLREHYCSSGTVDLALVSPYSRARQTHDMVSLDIVSDRIEIDEEFIPSGLPKVASDYIDAIIHNAVNTKKPIKRLLVVSHMPLVSYLVDELCQSYTTSLFSTASIAVIKYSLNDHKGKLITHYQGL
- a CDS encoding HlyC/CorC family transporter gives rise to the protein MDDISTSTLFIALGVLILLSAYFSSSETGMMSINRYRLKHLQGEGNRSAIRVAKLLDRPDRLIGLILIGNNLVNIAASSLATILCIRLFGDYWGLFAATFGLTLVLLIFAEVTPKTLAALYPEKIAFPSSLILLPLLTLLYPFVAAINGITNGILALLRISPANGSDDSLSREELRTVVFEAGTMIPKKHQDMLVSILDLESVTAEDIMVPRAEIFAIDINDDWKKIQKALTHAQHTRVLLYRDSIDDAVGFVHVRDALRLLSKDQFTKSSLLRAVREIYYTPESTPLHTLMYKFQAEKERIALVVDEYGDIMGLVTLEDILEEIIGDFTTSMVPDHSKEAHVQQDGSVLVDGSANVRELNKEMNWNLPIEGPKTLNGLLLEYLEEIPENKVSVRLAGYPLEIVDISENMIKTVRVMPEYYVPPRDTNLE
- a CDS encoding inner membrane protein YpjD; this encodes MNTLFAISAALLYALAAAVLIGKFVHQDGPNKRLGLSLASIGALAHIAFLINVIIVSPGQDMSITNVLSLVSWIITVSMLIFARSIPNLILLPVVFGFAAMAVLASHLIPVSYIMHIELQPGLVVHISLSLFAYCTLVIAFLYALQMSYITYRLKQKGATLLHSSLPPLMLVENILFKLLLAGTCLLSVSLLSGFVFLDDMLNKTYAHKTVLSASALVVFLTLVVGQKLRGWRGKQVIAMTVLGVVLLSLAYFGSKLVRELIL
- the ffh gene encoding signal recognition particle protein; amino-acid sequence: MFENLSERLGQTLRNVSGKGRLTEDNIKETLREVRMALLEADVALPVVKAFVAQVKERAVGTEVTKSLKPGQVFIKIVQSELESVMGEANEKLNLAAQPPAVVLMAGLQGAGKTTSVGKLAKYLTEREKKKVMVVSADVYRPAAIKQLETLAGEVNVAFHPSTILQKPIDIVNDAIVEAKKNFFDVLLVDTAGRLHVDNDMMDEIKELHAAVKPIETLFVVDAMTGQDAANTAKAFNDALPLTGVILTKADGDARGGAALSVRHITGKPIKFIGMGEKVDALEPFHPERIASRILGMGDVLSLIEEVERKVDKSKAEKLAKKVQKGKGFDLQDFKDQLEQMKNMGGMMGMLDKLPGMGGMSDKIKDQANDKQFNQMEAIINSMTPAERARPDMIKGSRKRRIAAGSGTQIQDVNRLLKQFTQMQKMMKKMSGGGMKKMMRQMKGMMPPGGGFGGPGGPGGFGGPGGFGGGGGFPPR
- a CDS encoding YncE family protein, with translation MEFNKTSQQKLKLSLLASAMVFALSACDGDDGKDGVNGADGADGAPGQDGAPGQNGSPGFASATFLVANNGENNRNTVTSIDQNANVLSTVTTGANEGIVFTHSGSLVQAGDSDLPLLRTLCNFEAQADYMMSAGHEITGATTGLVNPKGIAFAEDAGLVMIADFNGQKVSVFGSQAAGNVAPIAEIMTSAKPWDLAYDEQSDRLFVALTDGTLSVYDNIAGSDFVPTVMRSVVPSDADGNQISINLHGIVYEPMSNRMVLSDVGDAAIADDGQIFVLENVSSADGAVVPSRVIGGASTQLGNPVDIVLTGSDLRVAEKSNDAILVFSNIFNGASGDVAPTLSTPSVKPESLAELTQLNEMKDASDDGITTMPIKGLSVSSNPSNNGETTGQVAQYSAVLSSELSTFDAGMSIESAAFTASGDGVITFDDVETSTGGLLVVNRLKGSRDGMMYSDSFDHTIVGSETGLIAPKGLDIASEAGVVFVADVNEATPAVRVFSPCASGNVAPLLTLEAANGARPWDVDYDPSTDSAYLALTNGSVAVFEEVLRQMESGETVITGEDRLIVPASGGEAFVAPTNIHGIDYDSQSDSLVISDVGSAADATDGKLYVIPGAGSADGITDVSVNIAGPNSMLGNPVDLMLSNGHVYVAEKSNGMILRFDNILNSASGDISPTFSMMYPAPESVNVLTIK